The Streptomyces halobius genomic interval GGTCCAGCTCGGGGATCTGACCGAGGCGCTGCACCGGCAGGGCGAGCGGACCCACTACTACCGGGCGGCGGTGATGCCGGCCGACGCCTACCCGAAGGCCCAGGACGGGCAGGCGGTGAAGACGATCGCGGTGGCGAATCTGCTGGTGACGACGGACCGGGAGGACGCCGCGCTGACGGAGGGCATCACCCGTACCGTGATCAACAGCCGGGACCGGATCGGGCTTGAGGTGCATGCCGCGCAGAAGGTGGACCTGCGGACGGCGGTGTTCACCGATCCGCTGGATCTGCATCAGGGAGCGCGGCGCTATTACGTGTCGGTCAAGCCCTGAGTCACGCTTCGGCCACGCCCTGAGTCACACGTCGGTCCAGCCCTGAAGGACATGTCCGGACGGAAACGGGACGGGGCCCGCACCGGTGTGGCCGGTGCGGGCCCCGTCGCGGGACGCGTGGTGTGTCAGGCGGGGATGATGTTCTCCGCCTGCGGGCCCTTGGGGCCCTGGGTCACGTCGAACGAGACCTTCTGGCCCTCAAGGAGCTCACGGAAGCCCTGGGCCTGGATGTTCGAGTAGTGGGCGAAGACGTCGGGGCCGCCGCCGTCCTGCTCGATGAAGCCGAAGCCCTTTTCCGAGTTGAACCACTTCACGGTGCCGGAAGCCATAATTTTCTCCTTCTTGGGGCAAACCGGAGACCGCACTGCACGGCCTCCCTGTCGCCGAGATGATCCCGACACCGGAACACGTCCGGTAAAACAAGGAACGCCTGGGGCTACAAGCCTCCAGGCGCCAAATTTCATGGGTACCACAACTGCAACGTGGCCAACCTTAGCACAGCGCCGGGCGGGCAGTGGATCTTCCGGCCCTGCGGGCTTCCTCAGGGCGCGGTGCGCGGCACGGTGACGGTGACCCGGAGGCCGTGCGGCGGGTGCGGTGCGTAGCCGATGGTGGCGCCGCCCGCGGCGAGCAGGGCGCGGGTGATCGACAGGCCGAGGCCGGAGCCGGAGACGTTCTGGTGGCGGCCGCTGCGCCAGAAGCGGTCACCGACCCGGGCGAGCTCGTCGTCGGTCAGGCCGGGGCCCCGGTCGGCGACGATGATCCGGACGCTCTCGCCGTCCGGTACGACGTCCACGGTCACCGGCTCGCCGGACGGGGTGAACTTCAGGGCGTTGTCGACGACGGCGTCCAGCGCGCTGGAGAGGGCGACCGGGTCGGCCCAGCCGGTGACCGCGCTCTGGCCCTCGTACGTCAGGCGGACGCCCTTGCCGTCGGCGAGCGGGCACCAGGAGTCCACGCGTTCCGCGGCGAGCGCCGCGACATCGGTGAGCTGGAGGTCGACGGCGGCGTGTTCGGCGAGCGCGAGGTCGAGAAGATCGTCCAGGACGCGGGCCAGCCGTTTGCCCTCGGTGCGGACCGAGGCGATCTCCTCGTTGCCGTCGGGGAGTTCGAGGGCCAGCAGCTCGATGCGCAGCAGGAGCGCGGCGAGCGGATTGCGCAGCTGGTGGGAGGCGTCGGCGACGAAGGCGCGCTGCTGTTCCAGGACTTCTTCGACGTTGTCCGCCATCTCGTTGAACGAGCGGGCCAGCCGGCGCAGTTCGGGTGGTCCCGCGGTGGCGGCGACCCGGGACTTCAGCCGTCCGGTGGCGATGTCGTGGCTGGCGGCGTCCAGGACCCGGACGGGGCGCAGCACCCAGCCGGTGAGGCGGAACGCCGCGGCGACGGCGACGAGCATGGCCGCGCACTCGCCCGCGGCGATCAGCAGCCAGCTGTGCAGGATGCGGGAGCGCAGCTGTCCGGTGGGCGAGTCGGTGACGACCACGGCGACCACGTCCCCGTCGCGGATCACCGGCGAGGCGACCGGGATGCGGCCGCCGGCGTCCCAGGGCCAGATCTGGTGCGGATCGTGGCTGCGGCGGCCGGCCAGCGCCTCCTTGAACGCCTGCGCGCCCTCGCCCTGACGGGGCACCGGGAGGGACTGCGGGGCCCGCGCCATCGGGGTGTGATCGCGGTAGTAGACGCCGGCACGGATGCCGTAGAGGTCGTGGTAGCGCGCCAGCTCGGCGCTGAGGGTGGCGCGCCGCTCGTCCTCGTCGGGGCTCTCGGTGGCGGTGTCCGAAGCGGGGCCGGCGGTGACGAACTGGGCGAGGGAGGCGAACCGCGCGGCGTCGTCGATCCGGTCGACGACGACCCGCTGCTGTTCCACACCGGCCGTGATGACGCCGAGCGGGATGCCGAGCGCGAGCAGCACACCGGCCATGAGGACGATCAGGAGGGGGAGGAGTCGGGTGCGCACGTGTCCGCGGTGGCCTTCAGGAGGCCGGGGGGCGGGGAGAGTCGGACGGCCCGGGGCCGGGGCAGGCGGGGGTGCCCGGGGCGGGTACGACAAGGCGGTAGCCGACGCCGCGTACCGTCTCTATCAGTGCCGGCATGCGCAGTTTGGCGCGGAGTGAGGCGATATGCACCTCCAGGGTCCGGCCGGTGCCCTCCCAACTCGTCCGCCACACCTCGCTGATGATCTGCTCCCGGCGGAAGACCACACCGGGACGCTGGGCGAGCAGCGCGAGCAGATCGAACTCCTTGCGGGTGAGCGAGACCGCGGCGCCGTCCACCGACACCTGGCGAGTGGGGAGTTCGACGGTGACCGGGCCGAGCCGCAGCGGCTCCTCGGCGCCGCCGTCCTCGGCCGGCTGGTCGGCGGCGGTCGCGCCCCGCCGGCTCACCGCGTGGATACGGGCCAGCAGTTCCCCGGTGTCGTAGGGCTTGACCACATAGTCGTCGGCGCCGAGGTTGAGGCCGTGGATCCGCGAGCGGACGTCGGACCGCGCGGTCACCATGATCACCGGGGTGGTGCAGATCCTGCGGATCCGGCCGCACACCTCGAAGCCGTCCTGGTCGGGCAGGCCCAGGTCGAGCAGCACCACCGCGAACGGTTCGGCCTCGTCGGGCAGCAGCGCCCGCAGGGCCTCTTCGCCGTTGCGTACGTGGACGACGGCCAGGCCGTGCTTGGCCAGCACCGCGGACAGGGCCCCGGCCACGTGATCGTCGTCTTCGACCAGCAGCAGTCTCATCGGCCCCCTCCTCTGGTGTGGCGTTCGGCGTTCGGGGATGTGCGGTGGATGTGCGCGGCCGGACAGGCGCGGCCGGGTGTGCGGTGTCGGGTGTGAGGGTCGGGTGTGCGCGAGCAGGTGTGCGCTTTCAGGCCAAAGGGCATCTACGGCGATGAACGGCACCCACGTCAAGAGGCGGCCACCTCCGCGCCACCATCCGTTACCCAGCCGGTACGCCCGCGCCGCTCCCCACCCCACACCGCCGTGGCGTCCCGTTCACACGGAGTGTCCGATTGCAGCCGGATCGTTATGCTCAATTCTCCCTCAGATGTAATGACGCTGGTCGAAAGCGCTCACTAGGGTCCTCCCAACCGAGGAGGACGGAGCTACACGCCGATGAGCGAAGTATCGGTGACCAAGAACGCCGAGGGTCCCGCGCCCGCCGGGGATCAGCTGGTCGTGCTGGACAACGTGAACAAGCACTTCGGCGCGCTGCACGTGCTCCAGGACATCGACCTGACGATCCGGCGCGGCGAGGTCGTCGTCGTGATCGGGCCCTCGGGGTCCGGCAAGTCGACACTCTGCCGCACGATCAACCGCCTGGAGACCATCGACACCGGCGGCATCACCATCGACGGCAAGCCGTTGCCGCAGGAGGGGCGGGAGTTGGCGCGGCTGCGCGCCGACGTGGGCATGGTCTTCCAGTCCTTCAACCTCTTCGCGCACAAGACGGTGCTGGAGAACGTGATGCTGGGCCAGACCAAGGTCCGCAAAACGGACAAGGCGGCCGCCGAGAAGAAGGCCCGTGCGCTGCTCGACCGGGTCGGTGTCGGC includes:
- a CDS encoding response regulator transcription factor, which encodes MRLLLVEDDDHVAGALSAVLAKHGLAVVHVRNGEEALRALLPDEAEPFAVVLLDLGLPDQDGFEVCGRIRRICTTPVIMVTARSDVRSRIHGLNLGADDYVVKPYDTGELLARIHAVSRRGATAADQPAEDGGAEEPLRLGPVTVELPTRQVSVDGAAVSLTRKEFDLLALLAQRPGVVFRREQIISEVWRTSWEGTGRTLEVHIASLRAKLRMPALIETVRGVGYRLVVPAPGTPACPGPGPSDSPRPPAS
- a CDS encoding cold-shock protein produces the protein MASGTVKWFNSEKGFGFIEQDGGGPDVFAHYSNIQAQGFRELLEGQKVSFDVTQGPKGPQAENIIPA
- a CDS encoding sensor histidine kinase, giving the protein MRTRLLPLLIVLMAGVLLALGIPLGVITAGVEQQRVVVDRIDDAARFASLAQFVTAGPASDTATESPDEDERRATLSAELARYHDLYGIRAGVYYRDHTPMARAPQSLPVPRQGEGAQAFKEALAGRRSHDPHQIWPWDAGGRIPVASPVIRDGDVVAVVVTDSPTGQLRSRILHSWLLIAAGECAAMLVAVAAAFRLTGWVLRPVRVLDAASHDIATGRLKSRVAATAGPPELRRLARSFNEMADNVEEVLEQQRAFVADASHQLRNPLAALLLRIELLALELPDGNEEIASVRTEGKRLARVLDDLLDLALAEHAAVDLQLTDVAALAAERVDSWCPLADGKGVRLTYEGQSAVTGWADPVALSSALDAVVDNALKFTPSGEPVTVDVVPDGESVRIIVADRGPGLTDDELARVGDRFWRSGRHQNVSGSGLGLSITRALLAAGGATIGYAPHPPHGLRVTVTVPRTAP
- a CDS encoding amino acid ABC transporter ATP-binding protein, with amino-acid sequence MSEVSVTKNAEGPAPAGDQLVVLDNVNKHFGALHVLQDIDLTIRRGEVVVVIGPSGSGKSTLCRTINRLETIDTGGITIDGKPLPQEGRELARLRADVGMVFQSFNLFAHKTVLENVMLGQTKVRKTDKAAAEKKARALLDRVGVGTQADKYPAQLSGGQQQRVAIARALAMDPKVMLFDEPTSALDPEMINEVLDVMQQLAREGMTMVVVTHEMGFARSAANRVVFMADGRIVEEAEPNQFFNNPRSDRAKDFLSKILHH